CGGCAAGGAATTCTTTAAGCCATTTTGGTTCATGTTCCCGATCAAGATCATTGAAGAGTTCGCGAATACGCTCACTCTTGGTCTTCGTCTTTACGGTAACATTTACGCAGGTGAGATCCTGTTGGGTCTGCTTGCAGCCGGACTCGCAACCGGGGTAGGCGGGCACTTAGCCGCAGCCGTTCCAATGCTAGTATGGCAAGGTTTCTCCGTTTTCGTCGGAGCAATCCAGGCATTTATCTTCACTATGTTAACGATGGTTTATCTCTCCCATAAAGTGAGCCATGACCATTAATATAAACCTGTTCATTTAATGGACAAAACTTAAAAACATTTTTTCATACATTAAAGGAGGAACTTTATAATGGGTCTTTTAGCAGCAGCAATCGCAATCGGTTTAGCAGCACTTGGTGCAGGTATTGGTAACGGTTTGATCGTATCACGTACAGTAGAAGGTATCGCTCGTCAGCCAGAAGCTCGCGGTATGCTTCAAACTACAATGTTCATCGGGGTTGCATTGGTTGAAGCGATTCCAATCATCGCAGTAGTTATCGCGTTCATGGTTATCGGTGGTTAATCAATTATAAGAATTTAAGATGGCGAAGATCATTCCGCGCGAACCTTCGCCATTCTATTATGTAGGCTTTGTGCCGGTTCAATCCGGCGGAAGCATACTTGAATTTGAATGTAAGCAATCGTTTGAAATAAAATGGGGCAAGCCTCAGTTCCTGGAACAGGCAGCCTTTAGCGTTGTCTATCCAGATGACGCATGTTGGACCTTTTTAATCATGGTACAACTCTTGAAGGGAGTGAATCGAGGGTGTTAACAATGAATTTTGTATTGGGAGTGGGATCTGGCCTGAATACAGGAGATATCTTATTCCAGCTCATTATGTTCCTTGTTTTGTTAGCATTGCTTAAGAAGTTCGCTTGGGGTCCATTGATGGGCATCATGAAGGAACGTGAAGAGCATATTGCTGGCGAAATCGGAGCGGCTGAAAAAAGCCGTGCTGAAGCACAGAATCTTTTAGAAGAACAGCGTGAAATGCTTAAGCAGGCACGCACAGAAGCACAGGGCCTAATTGAAAATGCAAAGAAACAGGGCGATGTACAGCGTGATGAAATCATTGCACTGGCACGCACTGAATCTGACAGAATCAAAGAATCTGCGAAGCTTGAAATCGAACAGCAGAAGGAGCAGGCTGTTGCGGCAATCCGCGAACAAGTTGCTTCATTATCTGTCTTGATTGCTTCTAAAGTAATCGAGAAGGAAATCTCTGCAGCTGACCAGGAAAAGCTCATCAATGAATACATTCAAGAGGCGGGTAATGCCCGATGAGCAACTCGACAGTAGCAAAACGCTATGCCCTGGCACTTTTTCAACTCGC
This DNA window, taken from Mesobacillus boroniphilus, encodes the following:
- the atpE gene encoding F0F1 ATP synthase subunit C; translation: MGLLAAAIAIGLAALGAGIGNGLIVSRTVEGIARQPEARGMLQTTMFIGVALVEAIPIIAVVIAFMVIGG
- a CDS encoding F0F1 ATP synthase subunit B, which codes for MLTMNFVLGVGSGLNTGDILFQLIMFLVLLALLKKFAWGPLMGIMKEREEHIAGEIGAAEKSRAEAQNLLEEQREMLKQARTEAQGLIENAKKQGDVQRDEIIALARTESDRIKESAKLEIEQQKEQAVAAIREQVASLSVLIASKVIEKEISAADQEKLINEYIQEAGNAR